Proteins found in one Helicobacter kayseriensis genomic segment:
- a CDS encoding leucyl aminopeptidase, which translates to MLEVKITDMKAECEVFFIASVEEAKDKELLQEMNFKDALFVQASKALYIKIDSQEKDVLREAASKAIKAIKKLPYRSAKVHLCGGKEEVQAILMGLYCGDYAFEQYKTQKEEKVLREIYIDCQCEKIEDIVYECEIIASSVCFVRDLVNTAPNEATPEFLAEVAQKEAQRLKIECKIFDVEMMKKEKMHSLLAVARASSQEPRLIHLTYKPQNAKAKVVFVGKGLTYDSGGLSLKPSDYMVTMKADKSGGCAVIGIISAIAQLGLPLEVHGVIGAVENMIGGNAYKPDDILHSREGKSIEVRNTDAEGRLVLADCLSYAQDLNPDYLIDLATLTGACVVGLGEYTYAIMGFNEKLKDQFEKSAVQSGELVAQLPFNTHLKKLIDSKIADVCNVSSSRYGGAITAGLFLAEFVRKEYQHKWLHLDIAGPAYIEKEWDINPYGASGIGVRGCVEFAKFLSEEK; encoded by the coding sequence ATGTTGGAAGTAAAAATTACTGATATGAAAGCAGAGTGTGAAGTTTTTTTTATTGCATCTGTTGAAGAAGCAAAAGACAAAGAACTCTTACAAGAGATGAATTTTAAAGATGCGTTGTTTGTGCAAGCTTCTAAGGCACTGTATATCAAAATTGATTCTCAAGAAAAAGATGTCTTACGAGAAGCTGCTTCAAAAGCTATAAAAGCGATCAAAAAACTCCCCTATCGCAGTGCAAAAGTGCATTTGTGTGGAGGGAAAGAAGAGGTTCAGGCGATACTTATGGGACTGTATTGCGGAGATTATGCTTTTGAGCAATATAAAACCCAAAAAGAAGAAAAAGTTTTAAGAGAAATTTATATTGATTGTCAGTGTGAAAAGATTGAAGATATTGTTTATGAATGTGAGATTATTGCTTCATCTGTATGCTTTGTGCGTGATTTGGTTAATACTGCTCCAAATGAGGCGACACCAGAATTTTTGGCAGAAGTTGCACAAAAAGAGGCACAGCGATTAAAGATTGAGTGCAAAATTTTTGATGTAGAAATGATGAAAAAAGAAAAGATGCATTCTCTTTTGGCTGTAGCACGCGCTTCTAGTCAAGAGCCAAGATTGATCCATTTGACTTATAAGCCACAAAATGCAAAAGCCAAAGTTGTGTTTGTAGGAAAAGGTTTGACTTATGATAGCGGTGGGTTAAGTTTGAAGCCTTCAGATTATATGGTGACAATGAAGGCTGATAAATCTGGAGGTTGTGCTGTAATAGGGATTATCTCCGCTATTGCTCAGCTTGGACTTCCTTTGGAGGTGCATGGAGTTATTGGGGCTGTTGAGAATATGATTGGAGGAAATGCTTATAAGCCTGATGATATTCTTCACTCAAGAGAGGGTAAAAGTATTGAAGTGAGAAATACTGATGCAGAAGGAAGACTTGTTCTTGCGGACTGCTTGAGCTATGCACAAGATTTAAATCCTGATTATTTGATTGATTTGGCAACCTTAACTGGTGCTTGCGTTGTGGGGCTTGGAGAATATACCTATGCAATTATGGGCTTTAATGAAAAATTGAAAGATCAATTTGAAAAGAGTGCAGTGCAAAGCGGGGAGCTTGTCGCGCAATTGCCTTTTAATACTCATCTTAAAAAACTCATTGATTCTAAGATTGCTGATGTGTGCAATGTATCTTCATCTCGTTATGGTGGAGCTATTACTGCAGGATTGTTCTTAGCAGAATTTGTCCGCAAAGAATATCAACATAAATGGTTGCATCTTGATATTGCTGGTCCGGCATATATTGAGAAAGAATGGGATATTAACCCTTATGGTGCAAGCGGAATTGGCGTGAGAGGTTGTGTAGAATTTGCAAAATTTTTGAGTGAGGAAAAATAA
- the rpiB gene encoding ribose 5-phosphate isomerase B, giving the protein MIKYFLATDHAGIRVRDFILSYFEKQNLEIVDFSPKSEERVDYPDYAKKVCIEVLKSEFHRGILVCGSGIGMSIAANRFSGIRAGLCTDAYMAKMTRAHNDANVLCLGERVSGLGEIESILEAFIQTQFEGDRHLMRIKKIEELIKEL; this is encoded by the coding sequence ATGATCAAGTATTTTTTGGCCACAGACCATGCAGGCATTAGGGTTAGAGATTTTATTCTTTCTTATTTTGAAAAGCAAAATTTAGAAATTGTTGATTTTTCTCCCAAAAGCGAGGAGAGAGTTGATTATCCTGATTATGCTAAAAAGGTTTGCATAGAGGTTTTAAAAAGCGAGTTTCATCGTGGAATTTTGGTGTGTGGAAGTGGGATTGGGATGAGTATTGCTGCCAATCGTTTCTCTGGCATTAGGGCTGGACTTTGCACTGATGCCTATATGGCAAAGATGACAAGAGCACATAATGATGCCAATGTGTTGTGCTTGGGAGAAAGAGTGAGTGGTTTGGGCGAAATTGAGTCGATTTTGGAAGCTTTTATACAAACACAATTTGAGGGTGATCGACATTTGATGAGGATTAAAAAAATTGAGGAACTGATAAAGGAGCTTTAA
- a CDS encoding NifU family protein, which yields MIFSDSELQKPVEISLEKVRPFLIKDRGDLKLIKIEKGCVYIKLEGACKGCPSSTVTLKNRIQRQLQIDIHPDIQVVKVEED from the coding sequence TTGATTTTTTCAGATTCTGAACTACAAAAACCTGTTGAAATTAGCCTAGAAAAAGTGCGCCCTTTTTTAATCAAAGATCGAGGAGATCTTAAATTGATCAAAATTGAAAAAGGATGTGTATATATTAAACTTGAGGGGGCATGCAAGGGATGCCCAAGTAGCACAGTAACTCTAAAGAATCGAATCCAGCGACAATTACAAATTGATATTCATCCAGACATTCAGGTGGTTAAAGTTGAAGAAGACTAA
- a CDS encoding inorganic phosphate transporter, whose product MDIRDYKKLDKASQSIQKDSVRVGIVMLFVIFTGLYAFGLSNISNPTMLAFAAIIGGYMAMNIGANDVANNVGPAVGSKAMTLLSAILIAGICEAMGAIIAGGDVVDTIKSGIINKDAIADSHIFLLLMFSALLSGALWLNLATFVGAPVSTTHSLVGGILGAGVAASGFSVVNWGVLKNIALSWIISPVMGGVIAVVFLMVIKKTILYKTKKREAAKKVVPILIALMTFSFSLYLITKGLKKILPMGIGVAVLISVVLAFVGYLLVRPWVAKKSQEIDQTKEAINDLFTIPLIFAAALLSFAHGANDVANAIGPLAAINQVLSSGAGVAGKASVPLWIMIVGAFGISLGLMLYGPKLIKTVGNEITDLDKKRAFCVAMSAAITVLVASQLGLPVSSTHIAIGGIFGVGFLREYLEKKQMQAQELILQAHRGKDQKEVEEFLHKYNLASMKRKGLMLSALKRREIQILDKKETKKLKKAYKNELVKRGAFKKIIASWLITVPASAFVGAGIYYLLIWLGL is encoded by the coding sequence GTGGATATTAGAGACTATAAAAAGCTAGATAAAGCAAGTCAATCTATTCAAAAAGATAGTGTTAGAGTTGGCATTGTGATGCTTTTTGTAATTTTTACTGGATTATATGCTTTTGGTTTGTCCAATATCTCCAACCCTACAATGCTTGCATTTGCAGCAATTATTGGTGGATATATGGCGATGAATATCGGAGCAAATGATGTGGCCAACAATGTTGGTCCAGCCGTTGGCTCAAAAGCAATGACGCTTTTGAGTGCGATTTTGATTGCTGGGATTTGTGAGGCAATGGGGGCAATTATTGCTGGGGGAGATGTTGTGGATACGATTAAATCAGGAATCATTAACAAAGATGCAATTGCTGATTCTCATATTTTTCTTCTTTTGATGTTTTCGGCTCTGCTTTCTGGTGCTTTATGGTTGAATTTAGCCACTTTTGTGGGGGCTCCTGTTTCAACCACACATTCTTTGGTTGGTGGAATTTTGGGTGCTGGTGTTGCTGCAAGTGGTTTTAGTGTTGTCAATTGGGGAGTTTTAAAAAATATTGCTTTAAGTTGGATTATTTCTCCGGTGATGGGAGGAGTCATTGCTGTTGTTTTCCTGATGGTGATTAAAAAAACAATCTTGTATAAAACCAAAAAAAGAGAAGCAGCAAAAAAAGTCGTGCCAATTTTGATTGCATTGATGACTTTTTCCTTTTCATTGTATTTAATCACTAAGGGTCTGAAGAAGATTTTGCCTATGGGAATAGGGGTGGCTGTTTTGATTAGTGTAGTTTTGGCTTTCGTGGGGTATCTGCTTGTGCGTCCTTGGGTGGCTAAAAAATCTCAAGAAATTGATCAAACAAAAGAAGCGATCAATGATCTTTTTACAATCCCTTTGATTTTTGCTGCTGCATTATTGAGTTTTGCACATGGTGCCAATGATGTTGCCAATGCAATTGGCCCACTTGCTGCAATCAATCAGGTGCTATCAAGTGGGGCTGGAGTAGCGGGCAAGGCTTCTGTTCCGCTTTGGATTATGATTGTTGGGGCCTTTGGAATCTCGCTTGGGTTGATGTTATATGGGCCTAAATTGATTAAAACTGTGGGGAATGAAATCACGGATTTGGATAAAAAAAGGGCGTTTTGTGTGGCAATGAGTGCGGCTATTACAGTGCTTGTGGCTTCCCAATTGGGTCTTCCTGTAAGCTCGACACATATTGCAATTGGAGGAATTTTTGGGGTGGGATTTCTAAGAGAATATCTTGAGAAAAAACAAATGCAAGCACAAGAATTAATCTTGCAAGCACATAGAGGAAAAGACCAAAAAGAGGTTGAAGAGTTCTTGCATAAATATAATCTTGCAAGCATGAAGCGTAAGGGCCTAATGCTTAGTGCTCTTAAGAGGCGTGAAATTCAGATTTTAGATAAAAAAGAAACCAAAAAGCTTAAAAAAGCATATAAAAATGAGCTCGTCAAAAGAGGAGCATTTAAAAAAATTATTGCTTCATGGCTTATTACAGTTCCTGCATCTGCCTTTGTTGGAGCGGGGATTTATTATTTATTGATTTGGCTGGGTTTGTAG
- the folD gene encoding bifunctional methylenetetrahydrofolate dehydrogenase/methenyltetrahydrofolate cyclohydrolase FolD, with the protein MKLLDGKTLGSTIEEQIKQEIRELNQNFIYPTLAVILVGNDAPSASYVKMKSKACERVGINSLIFGMPENTSEEFLLQKIEELNKDLKVHGILVQLPLPQHINTQKILETIDPQKDVDGFHPLNMGKLMVGLDGFIPATPLGVMQLLEAYHLSVRGKNCVVIGASNIVGKPLASLLLNAGATVSVCHILTKDVSLFTKEADFVFVAVGKIGLLTAEMIKEGAVIVDIGINRTNEGAIVGDVEFDFVAPKCSFITPVPGGVGPMTIATLLQNTLKSARNFAKDMK; encoded by the coding sequence GTGAAGCTTTTAGATGGAAAGACTTTGGGAAGTACTATAGAAGAACAAATTAAGCAAGAAATAAGAGAATTGAATCAAAATTTTATTTATCCCACATTGGCAGTGATTTTGGTAGGAAATGATGCCCCAAGTGCTTCTTATGTCAAGATGAAGTCTAAAGCATGTGAGCGCGTAGGAATCAACTCTTTAATTTTTGGAATGCCTGAAAATACTAGTGAAGAGTTTCTGCTTCAAAAGATCGAGGAGCTCAATAAGGATTTGAAGGTTCATGGTATTTTGGTGCAACTTCCACTGCCTCAACATATCAATACGCAAAAAATTTTAGAAACAATTGATCCTCAAAAAGATGTTGATGGATTTCATCCGCTAAATATGGGGAAGTTAATGGTGGGGCTTGATGGATTTATACCGGCAACCCCATTGGGTGTGATGCAACTCTTAGAGGCATATCATTTGAGCGTGAGAGGCAAGAACTGCGTTGTGATTGGTGCAAGCAATATTGTAGGAAAACCTCTAGCTTCTTTGTTGCTTAATGCTGGCGCAACAGTGAGTGTATGTCATATTTTGACAAAAGATGTGAGCTTATTTACAAAAGAGGCAGATTTTGTTTTTGTTGCTGTGGGTAAGATAGGGCTATTGACAGCAGAAATGATTAAAGAGGGTGCAGTTATTGTGGATATTGGTATTAATCGCACAAATGAAGGAGCGATTGTGGGAGATGTGGAATTTGATTTTGTTGCTCCTAAGTGCAGTTTCATTACTCCTGTTCCTGGAGGAGTGGGCCCAATGACAATTGCGACACTGCTTCAAAATACACTTAAAAGTGCCCGAAACTTTGCAAAGGATATGAAATGA
- the lepB gene encoding signal peptidase I encodes MKFLSKLYRFSSSWTGTIIIVAFVIFFVAQAFVIPTRSMVGTLYEGDMLFVKKFSYGIPIPRIPWIEIPVFPDLKGNGHLFEGKRPQRGEVVVFIPPHEEKTYYVKRNFAIGGDEVIWSQEGFFLRPKEGDEGIKKFFPEAKIQEFFGKKFVKNPYAQNHLGIAYRANNARFQEAVNALSFDGEKWAILGACQNEKTKEIYECKQDFSMIPIKKDGRAIDAYTLYNQGDVVFYKKIAQDEFFMIGDNRDNSLDSRYWGSVPYAQIIGTPWLVYFSINLNNSQEAQEYARKLGKDEGWWKYTVRWNRVFRTTEGLEEDLRRGNANQ; translated from the coding sequence ATGAAATTTCTTTCTAAGCTCTATCGCTTTTCCTCATCTTGGACAGGAACGATCATCATTGTTGCTTTTGTGATTTTTTTTGTTGCTCAAGCCTTTGTGATTCCGACAAGATCAATGGTTGGAACGCTTTATGAGGGAGATATGCTTTTTGTTAAAAAGTTCTCTTATGGGATTCCTATTCCAAGAATTCCTTGGATTGAGATACCTGTTTTTCCTGATTTGAAGGGGAATGGGCATTTATTTGAAGGCAAAAGACCACAAAGGGGGGAGGTTGTTGTGTTTATTCCTCCTCATGAAGAAAAAACATATTATGTAAAGAGAAATTTTGCCATAGGCGGAGATGAGGTCATTTGGAGTCAGGAAGGCTTCTTTTTGCGCCCCAAAGAGGGGGATGAGGGGATTAAGAAATTTTTCCCAGAAGCAAAAATTCAGGAATTTTTTGGGAAAAAGTTTGTAAAAAATCCATATGCACAGAATCACTTAGGGATTGCTTATCGTGCAAATAATGCAAGATTCCAAGAAGCTGTTAATGCTTTAAGTTTTGATGGGGAAAAATGGGCAATACTTGGGGCATGTCAAAATGAAAAAACAAAAGAAATTTATGAGTGTAAGCAAGATTTTTCTATGATCCCTATCAAAAAGGATGGCAGGGCGATTGATGCTTATACTCTTTATAATCAAGGCGATGTTGTGTTTTATAAAAAAATCGCTCAAGATGAGTTTTTTATGATTGGAGACAATCGCGACAATAGTCTTGATTCTCGATATTGGGGAAGTGTGCCATATGCACAAATTATTGGAACACCTTGGCTTGTATATTTTTCAATTAATCTTAACAATTCCCAAGAAGCTCAGGAGTATGCTAGAAAGCTTGGAAAAGATGAGGGGTGGTGGAAATATACAGTTCGATGGAATCGTGTTTTTAGAACAACAGAAGGTTTGGAAGAGGATTTGAGGAGAGGAAATGCTAACCAGTAG
- a CDS encoding DedA family protein translates to MGLEEWIVELWNTHAGTWGYLILFCWSVLEGELGLIFAGLATHDGHMNLFLAIFVAGLGGFVGDQIYFYIGRLNKKNLRNVLSSQRRKFALAHILLKKYGWPIIFIQRYMYGMRTIIPMSIGLTRYSALKFAIINLLSAWVWAAITIVFVWYFGEVIWEIVGWLKSHPYLLIPLAIVLGGGILYYFQYKTKRRS, encoded by the coding sequence ATGGGTCTTGAAGAGTGGATTGTAGAGCTTTGGAATACGCATGCGGGGACTTGGGGGTATTTGATTTTATTTTGTTGGAGTGTTTTGGAGGGGGAGCTGGGACTGATCTTTGCGGGACTTGCGACACATGATGGTCATATGAATCTTTTTTTGGCGATTTTTGTTGCTGGACTTGGGGGATTTGTCGGAGATCAGATTTATTTTTATATTGGGCGATTAAATAAGAAAAACTTAAGAAATGTTTTGTCCTCACAAAGACGAAAATTTGCCCTTGCTCATATTTTGTTGAAAAAATATGGCTGGCCTATTATTTTTATCCAGCGTTATATGTATGGGATGAGAACGATTATCCCTATGAGTATAGGTCTAACCCGTTATAGTGCTTTAAAGTTTGCAATTATTAATCTTTTGAGCGCGTGGGTATGGGCTGCCATTACAATTGTATTTGTATGGTATTTTGGAGAAGTAATTTGGGAGATTGTGGGGTGGTTGAAATCTCATCCTTATCTTTTGATTCCGCTTGCGATTGTCTTAGGAGGGGGAATCTTGTATTATTTTCAATATAAAACAAAAAGGAGGTCATAA
- a CDS encoding hemolysin family protein has translation MDPYQSVLMVILALVLVLLNGFFVLSEFAIVKVRRSKLEELVKNGSGGSAKLALKISNSLDSYLSATQLGITLSSLALGWIGEPAIATLFNSLFIVFVGEENLILAHTFSFVVAFTLITLLHVVLGELVPKSIAIAKAEHMALFIARPLHYFWILLYPFIRLFEMLSGFVLSLIGVRPATEHEIAHSDEELKIIVGESLKGGFIDSVEGEIIKNAVDFSDTVAKEIMTPRKDMICLDADESYEENLKVVMETNHTRYPYYKESKDNILGMIHIRDLLQDTLKETHDLSLLVRQPLIVPENTSISEILKKMNKEQIHTALVVDEYGGTSGLLTMEDIIEEIVGEISDEYDCKNEEIVQIDEKTYRVNGMLGLEEIEEKIGVKLSDEYEHVTLGGYVFNLLGSLPVVGEAIEDEMCLYEVLEVDGARIKELKVTKKEQQSQEED, from the coding sequence TTGGATCCTTACCAGTCGGTGTTGATGGTTATTTTGGCATTGGTTCTTGTTCTTTTAAATGGTTTTTTTGTACTCTCTGAGTTTGCGATTGTTAAGGTGCGTCGATCTAAGCTTGAGGAGCTTGTAAAAAATGGTAGTGGGGGTTCAGCCAAATTGGCTCTAAAAATTTCTAACTCTCTTGATAGTTATCTTAGTGCAACTCAGCTTGGTATCACTCTTTCCTCTTTGGCATTAGGTTGGATTGGTGAGCCTGCGATTGCCACTCTTTTTAACTCCTTGTTTATTGTATTTGTGGGGGAGGAGAATTTGATTTTGGCTCATACTTTCAGTTTTGTTGTGGCATTTACTTTGATTACCTTGCTTCATGTAGTTTTAGGAGAGCTTGTTCCTAAATCAATTGCGATTGCCAAGGCTGAACATATGGCATTGTTTATTGCGCGACCATTGCATTATTTTTGGATTTTGCTTTATCCTTTTATTCGGCTTTTTGAAATGCTTTCGGGTTTTGTTTTGTCGCTTATTGGTGTGCGTCCAGCCACGGAACATGAAATTGCGCATTCTGATGAGGAACTTAAAATTATTGTGGGGGAGAGTTTAAAGGGGGGATTTATTGATTCTGTTGAGGGGGAGATTATCAAAAATGCAGTGGATTTTTCCGACACAGTGGCTAAAGAAATTATGACACCAAGAAAAGACATGATTTGTCTTGATGCAGATGAGAGCTATGAAGAGAATTTAAAGGTTGTTATGGAGACTAATCATACGCGTTATCCTTATTATAAAGAGAGCAAAGATAATATTTTGGGAATGATTCATATTCGTGATTTATTGCAAGATACGCTCAAGGAGACACATGATCTGAGCTTACTTGTGAGACAGCCATTGATTGTCCCTGAAAATACTTCAATTTCAGAGATTTTGAAAAAGATGAATAAAGAACAGATCCATACTGCTCTTGTTGTGGATGAATATGGTGGGACATCAGGACTTCTAACGATGGAAGATATTATCGAAGAAATTGTTGGGGAAATTAGCGATGAGTACGATTGTAAGAATGAGGAGATTGTCCAGATTGATGAAAAGACTTATAGAGTCAATGGAATGCTTGGACTTGAAGAGATTGAAGAGAAAATAGGGGTTAAGTTAAGTGATGAATATGAGCATGTGACTTTAGGTGGTTATGTGTTTAATTTGCTAGGAAGCTTACCTGTTGTGGGTGAAGCAATTGAAGATGAAATGTGTCTATATGAAGTCTTGGAAGTAGATGGTGCTCGGATTAAAGAATTGAAAGTCACCAAAAAAGAACAACAAAGTCAAGAAGAAGATTGA
- a CDS encoding UDP-N-acetylmuramoyl-L-alanyl-D-glutamate--2,6-diaminopimelate ligase, producing MKIQKTIFAHNRQFYSLSDHSSDALKDPQCLFVKTTLNERFHQDVSHIQSIKEDQLKDYFSLPKHIIGITGTNGKTTTAALIAHTLKQNHHKVALLGTRGFFINGVQKRPKGLTTPTVLELYTLLEEAKECDFFVMEVSSHAIVQNRIASLQFACKILTNITSDHLDFHKTHEEYIRVKNSFFDHSCPEVINADEKNAHIQKAITYGLHCPADFKATNIISFPFISAQIHSPSHQAHLKLQMCGLHNLYNALACISSLVQTTPLSLQEICMSLANFQGVEGRMEIVSSSPLIVVDFAHTHDGMEKILENFQNQKIVVVFGAGGDRDKEKRPKMGAIAEKYASKIYLTSDNPRSENPECIIQEIASGIQNHQKIISFNPDRFASIQHAITHLQDDEILFVLGKGDEPYQIIQDQYIPFDDREVIRSVLKSLNISQ from the coding sequence ATGAAAATTCAAAAAACTATTTTTGCTCATAATCGCCAGTTTTACTCCCTAAGCGATCATTCATCTGATGCGCTAAAAGATCCACAATGTCTTTTTGTCAAAACAACGCTCAATGAACGCTTTCATCAAGATGTTTCACACATTCAAAGCATCAAAGAAGATCAGCTCAAAGATTATTTTTCTCTTCCCAAACACATTATCGGTATCACAGGTACAAATGGCAAAACAACTACAGCTGCATTGATTGCTCATACACTCAAACAAAATCACCACAAAGTCGCCCTTCTTGGTACAAGAGGATTTTTTATCAATGGAGTGCAAAAGCGACCAAAGGGGCTGACGACACCTACCGTTTTGGAACTCTATACACTTCTTGAAGAAGCAAAAGAATGTGATTTTTTTGTCATGGAGGTTTCCTCTCACGCAATCGTCCAAAATCGCATTGCATCCTTGCAATTTGCTTGCAAAATCCTCACCAACATCACAAGCGATCATCTTGATTTTCACAAAACACATGAAGAATACATTCGTGTCAAAAATAGCTTTTTTGACCATAGCTGTCCTGAAGTAATCAATGCTGATGAAAAGAACGCTCACATTCAAAAAGCCATAACATACGGCCTGCATTGCCCAGCAGACTTTAAAGCTACAAACATCATAAGTTTCCCTTTTATTTCTGCCCAAATCCATTCTCCAAGTCATCAAGCCCATCTCAAACTCCAAATGTGCGGTTTGCACAACTTGTATAATGCCCTTGCTTGTATTTCCTCGCTTGTGCAAACCACTCCTCTTTCTCTTCAAGAAATTTGTATGTCTTTGGCAAACTTTCAAGGGGTTGAGGGAAGAATGGAAATTGTTTCTTCTTCACCTCTTATTGTTGTTGATTTTGCCCACACTCACGATGGAATGGAAAAAATCTTAGAAAATTTTCAAAATCAAAAAATTGTTGTTGTGTTTGGTGCAGGAGGGGATAGAGATAAAGAAAAAAGACCTAAGATGGGAGCCATAGCAGAAAAATATGCTTCAAAAATCTACCTTACAAGCGACAATCCACGCAGCGAAAACCCAGAATGCATTATTCAAGAAATTGCATCAGGAATTCAAAATCACCAAAAAATCATCTCTTTCAACCCTGATAGATTTGCAAGCATTCAGCACGCTATCACTCATCTTCAGGATGATGAAATACTCTTTGTTTTAGGAAAAGGAGATGAACCCTACCAAATTATTCAGGACCAATACATTCCTTTTGATGACAGGGAAGTTATTCGCTCTGTGCTAAAATCCCTTAATATTTCACAATAA
- a CDS encoding adenine phosphoribosyltransferase, which translates to MRNELLSNIRCVQDYPKEGVLFRDITTLLHEGKVFRDLINYLKERYENEQIDFVVGLESRGFMLSAPLAYALGAGFVPIRKKGKLPYAKVSKTYTLEYGEDAIEIHLDAFKKKEGARVVLVDDLIATGGTAWAGVELIEEIGGKCIEACFLLDLVDFGGSSKLKTKTKVHSILEL; encoded by the coding sequence ATGAGAAATGAGTTATTGAGCAATATTCGTTGTGTTCAAGATTATCCAAAAGAGGGTGTATTGTTTCGGGATATAACAACACTGTTGCATGAAGGAAAGGTTTTTAGAGATTTGATTAACTATCTCAAAGAGCGATATGAAAATGAGCAGATTGACTTTGTTGTGGGGTTAGAATCAAGAGGATTTATGCTGAGCGCTCCTTTGGCCTATGCGTTAGGAGCGGGGTTTGTTCCTATTCGCAAAAAAGGTAAGCTTCCCTATGCAAAAGTAAGTAAAACTTATACTTTGGAATATGGGGAAGATGCAATTGAGATCCATTTAGATGCGTTTAAGAAGAAAGAGGGGGCTAGAGTAGTGTTGGTAGATGACTTGATTGCTACAGGAGGAACGGCTTGGGCTGGGGTTGAGCTTATTGAGGAAATTGGAGGGAAATGTATAGAAGCTTGTTTTCTTTTAGATTTGGTAGATTTTGGTGGATCATCAAAGCTAAAAACAAAGACAAAGGTGCATAGTATTTTGGAGCTTTAA
- a CDS encoding YbaB/EbfC family nucleoid-associated protein — MFDPNKLTEMLGNFQEKAKELEEKNKNKIYTSKSGGGLVSVSMNGSGEMIDLNIDSSLLEDKESLQILLISAINDAYHNINQDKKNEALNMLGGLNLFGQS; from the coding sequence ATGTTTGACCCTAACAAACTCACAGAAATGCTAGGAAATTTTCAGGAAAAAGCCAAAGAACTTGAAGAAAAAAACAAAAATAAAATTTACACAAGCAAAAGTGGAGGTGGATTGGTTAGTGTTAGCATGAATGGTTCTGGAGAAATGATAGATCTCAATATTGATTCTTCTCTTCTTGAAGACAAAGAATCGCTTCAAATTCTCCTCATTAGCGCTATTAATGACGCTTATCACAATATCAATCAAGACAAAAAAAATGAAGCTCTTAATATGCTAGGAGGGCTCAATCTCTTCGGACAATCCTGA
- a CDS encoding c-type cytochrome: protein MKKQIFLLFLVFAWGREDFIDELEYGRKLYENPRGISCQKCHGAKGEGILIATYKSRGKDKKLIAPQINHLSLQTFIEKVNASEGLMPKYYLTDKEIQAIFNFLQSQ, encoded by the coding sequence ATGAAAAAGCAAATATTTTTGCTCTTTCTTGTTTTTGCATGGGGAAGAGAAGATTTTATTGACGAATTAGAATATGGAAGAAAACTTTATGAAAATCCTCGGGGCATCAGTTGTCAAAAGTGCCATGGCGCCAAAGGTGAAGGAATACTCATTGCCACCTACAAATCAAGGGGGAAAGATAAAAAACTTATCGCTCCTCAAATCAATCATCTCTCTTTGCAAACCTTTATAGAAAAAGTCAATGCAAGCGAAGGGCTAATGCCCAAATATTATCTCACAGATAAAGAAATTCAAGCTATTTTTAATTTCTTACAAAGTCAATGA